Sequence from the Kogia breviceps isolate mKogBre1 chromosome X, mKogBre1 haplotype 1, whole genome shotgun sequence genome:
ATCCTTCTGCTAACGTCTTAATTTAACAGTGTggtggcttccctgggggcgcagcggttaagaatccgcccgccaatgcagaggacacgggttcgagccgtggtccgggaagatcccacgtgccgcggagcacctaagcccataaaccacaagtactgagccggCGCtgtagagcccctgagccacaactactgaagccccggtgcctagagcccgtgctccacgacaagagaaagcaccgcaatgagaagcccgcgcaccgcaacgaagagtagcccctgttcgcggCAGCTACAGGAAGCTAGCGTGCAGCAACGGAGGGCCCAACGCGGCCAAAatataaagaagtaaagaaataaatctattaaagaaCACAACAGTGTgcactttttttctgaaaggaatAACAAATCATAAGGAACAGAAAACTAGAAATTTCTCTAGCATCCGGGACCTtgtgaaaaatcaataaaatgatttattttatatatgcaaGTCAAAATCTCTTTGTACAGTTAAATTTCTGCAAATTAATACAAACATAACAATACTGCTCCATATAAACCTTTGTATAAACATGAAAGGAAATGTatacattattttctcttttagtgCTTCTGAAGAACAGAAGCGCGAGTCCACCTGAAGGCTTCCTGTCGTCACCTGCGAGAACAAATGTCAGGGCTTGAGGCAGCCTCAGGTGCACTTTGTAATGTCTCCAGACACAACAGAACAGAGTTGGAGGTAGATTGTTTGGTGacttcccctgcccctcccacggAGAAATAAGTTACCCAAATAGCAGCTCTCTTCCTCTTTGATCCAAACTGTCCTGAATATTGCATGGGTTTAAAGGCACAACTAGGAATGGTTGAAAACTTTGTTCAGCACACACAAGATGCCCAGTTGGCCTCTGAACACCTATTCTTTCTAAGGGACATAGCAAGAGCGTCAAGTATTGCTCCTCCTGCACGCGGCCCCTAGTCGCTCTGCAAATGCCCGGGACGGCCAAGTGCAAGAGTGAGCCCTTATCCCGTGTGGTAGGGGCGACAGGGTTGACTGATTTTAACCTGCTGGATTGATAACATCACCTTCCTCAACTGGGAAGAGTAACAACAAAACAGCCAATTAATACTTTCAAAGAAAACTCATAGGGCGAAAGCCAGCTTTTCCCGCCAGAGCATCTGAAAACAGAAGGCTCCACGGCTCTTTTTTAGCCTCTGGAAGGCAGTTCCCTTGACTACAACCTCGTAGGATACTCAACGATATCCCGTTCTATCCTACAGCACAGGAAACGTATTCTTTGTTCCTCCTTGGTCTTTGCGTTAACATCATGATCTGCTGTTGATGTGATTAATGTTCTTGACAAGGTGGTGGGGTTCTATTTTTTCTAGTACCTTCTCAAGGTACTGAATTAAGACTCGTCTTTtgaacctaaaaaagaaaaagaaattttgttaACCAAAAGGTCCTTAAAGCGTTTATGATGCGCGAGGCACCGTGCGGGGTACAAGGTGGGACTGGCCATGCACACGGGAAATAGCAAATGTAGGTTCGTGTAAACATAGGGCTTAGCTAATACCGAGAGAACCAACTGAGAGCGCAAGCCCACCTCAGACTGTGAGGAGTGCAGAAGGCTCCACAGACCTGGATGAATGAGCTGGCCTCAGGTAGTATTAATCTAGACGCCTCTGGAGACAGCCGTAACTATGACTGAGGGCCAGGGCTTAGGAAAgcaaaaggcagggcttccctggtggcgcagtgcttaagaatccgcctgccaatgcaggggaaaacgggttcgagccctggtccgggaagatcccacgtgccgcggagcaactaagcccgcgagccgcaactactgagcccacgtgccacagctactgaagcccgtgcacctagagcccgtgctcctcaacgagagaagccaccgcaatgagaagcccacgcactgcaacgaagagtagcccccgctcgccgcaactagagagaagcccgtgcacagcaagccagacccgacacagccaaaaataaattaattagtttttaaaaacgaggaaagaaaagcaaggcGGCACCAGTCCCTCCACCTGTCTTGCATTGGTCCCGCCTTAAAGTAAAACACAATGAAGAATTCCTCTTTACACCCACCTTGCAGCTTCCTTGATGGTAAATTCAATGAATTGTTTCCTCACTGCAAGAGGTCCTTGCACTCCttcaagcaaaatgaaaatcctTTCATACtctgaagatattaaaaaaattagtatttttaaaaatacggatgaaaaataaaattcaatctcTGCACATCATCAGTAACCATCGCTCGTGTGTGGAAAGTTAGGTACAGTGCGTATTTGAAACACTGAAATCGGGACATCTGCACATACCTGCTAGGGAAACTCGAAACACTAATTAAATGTGGTCCGCTGAATAACGGCCGCCCAAGCTGTCCATGTCCTAGTTCTGAGAACCCGCGAACATGCTACCTTATACGGCAAAAGAGGCGTTGCTTGGCAGATGGGATTAAGCTATGGCTCTGGAGATGGGGAGGTTATCCATGTTTATACACGCTGCCCCATGTAACCACAAATATCCTTATGAAAGGGAGGCAGTAGAGCCGGTCAGAAAGGAAAGATGTAAGGGTGGGAGCAGACgttagagaggagagaaggggctAAATTGCTGGCTTGAAGAGGGAGGAAGCGCCCACGAGCGAAGGAgcacaggcagcctctagaagctggaagaggcgagGAAGCAGATGCTCCCTAGAGCCTGCAGAAGGCACCCTGGCCCGCCAACGCCTTCATGCTGGCCCGGTGAAAATAACTGCAGATCTGACGTCCCCAGCTCTAAGACACGACAGTTTCGAGCCACAGAGTTTGTGATGACGTGTTTcagcagcaaaaggaaactaTTACGGCGAGTAAGGGGAAAACGAGAGAGAAAGGTGTATTGGGGTGTTTTTTGGGTAAAGCAAGAGgaatcattttaaattatgtgaaaaCGCAATACTTCCCCAAAGCGCACCTCTCAGGAGACACCTTGAATCTATTCTGAATCCTAAAAGGCAAGGGAGCTCCCGTTACATTATCGGTAGATGTTCTTTCACTACTTACTTCGTCCAAATTTTCGAACTTCCTTCATTAACTGGTGTTTTATATCAGCGTTGATTCCTTGCGCCATAGCGGGAGTAATTTGCGACGTACTCGGCCCAGTTTCCAAAGCAGGTGTTGCCGAGACTTTTCGATCATCTACAGAGACACCGCAGTTCCTGGTTCCTCCTGCGAGTGCATTACTACCGGGATTCTGCATCAGGTCATCCTTCCTGAGACCAGTGAAGTCATCGGACAGAGAATCCGCTCGGTCGGGTGGGCTGCTACCTCCTGCCGTGTTCACAAGCTCTGCGGCGGCAGGTTTTGACAAGAAGCCATCGGGTGAGATCTGACCATTTTCCATCTTCTCCTCGTGAACATCGTGCGTGGCAGTGACATCTGGAAACCAAGTTAACAAGTGGAGCTGTGACGTCGGTGCGTTACGGCAACCCCACGGGGACAGCGCGGGGCCCCTCGGCTCCGAGGAAACTGTTTCGTGAAGCAACACAGGAGGTACCAGATGGAGCCCGAGGCCCCTCACACTGAGCTCAGGAAGGTAATACGACAAGACGCACTTTCTTCTCTTCACGGCCCCTTGAATACATACGGAAACCAAGGAAGACGGTACAACCAATACACAGCCTCGGGCCCCTGGTGCTGAGCGTTTAGCTGCAGCTTGTGCTTTACAAGCTGAAAAGCAGCAAGTCTCACTTGGTGTCATGATTTCTGTCATTTACCTATGAAATGCCATGCTCCGCCGAGCTTGACATCAGATTACGTGGCTCCCCGCGCCCCCCCCACGCCGTCTCCCGCCTCTCTCCCTCAAAAGGTCTGAGCAAACAGAGGTGGTGGCCATTAGATCCGAAGGCTCTGTACGTCCCGCATCACCCCACCCCAAATCCCTGTCAGTATTCGATCCTCCTCCTCCATGTTCCCTCTCTCAGAAAAGTGAGTTTCTTTTTACTCCAGGTCTGACAGCTCGTCTCCACTGACGCGTCCTGCTCTGGGCCGGGCGccgtgccaggagctggggagccGCAGCCAACAGGACAGACGCACACGGTCCCCGCCCTTATGGAACCTCCATGCTCGTGGGGAGGCCAGGCCGTAAGTGCACGAGGATCCAACACGACTCTTAACAGTTTGCATTCGTGTCAGGGAGGAAGCAAGCAGGGATGGGACAGAGGGCACGAGGGGGAGCCCCAGTGGACCACGTGGTCGGGAAGGCCCTTCGGAGGGGGTGGGCTCTGGGCGGGGCCTGGAGGAGGAGCGAGCGAGCCGGCCCGTGCACACGCAGAGGAAGCGGTCCAGGCTGCGGCGAGGGCACGTGCAGGGCCCCGGCGAGGGGACCGGCCACGGAGCACAGAGCAAAGgacagaggcacagagacagCAAGGAGGAGCCGACAGGCCACGTGTCAGGAGAGGACGGCGGGGCCAGGTCGTGCGCAGCTGGCAGACCAGAGTCGGGAGTTCAGGTGGTGCTCTGAGTGCCTAGCAGAGGAGACGATGGGTCTTCAGGATGGATGTGGCGTGATCTCTTCTCTGTGTTGGCGTGAACACTTTGTTTGCAGGGCAGAGAGTGACTTAGATGTGGAGAAGATGGGAAATGGGGACATCAGATAAGAAGCTATTGGAGTAGCTTGGTGACATGAGGGCAGCAGAGATCAGAGGCATGGAGAGAAATGGTGGCATCACCCAGTGGAATGGAGGAGGCCGAGGCAGACTGCACTTGGTTGGAGCAGAGCGAGGGATTGAGGACACAGCGCACATATGCGGACTTATTGAGCCCATTTGCTCCTACTGACTCAGCAACTCCGAATGGCTGCACATCCTTCCGCCTTGCCCTGGCAAAGCAAACAGGCGTATCTCTTGCCATTTCTCCAACTTGTGTTAATTACTATGTAATAGGGATCTTCCTCCCCTCATATATATTGAGATCCTTGAAACACGGTCTCCACTCCCCACGGGGCCCTTTGTACCTACCACATAGATGGTTTAATAACGGTTTACTTAATGAACAAAAACTGATtacaaaagaaatgaatacaaaggaaaagaaaattgtttaGTGTCTTAGTCCTCTAGGGGCCATAAGGAAATCACAACCACTACTCTATACCTGTATGTACAAGGGTGGGTTTTATGAGGTTTGGATAAGATGGGAACCACGAGGCTGAGGGTGGTCCCTTTCCGCCCACGTGGTTAGTTACAGTAGGTGGTGTTTGTGGTTTCCTCAACAGCAGGGACATACTCCGCCTTCTCTTAGATGACAGAGGACTGCTGGGTTCTCCAGGACGTTTCACTTTGTTTTGTGGCCCTGTTACAAACTCATCTGCTTCATCAATCATCATTCCCTAGAAAACATCAATGAACATATTCCATTAAAGACAACACTGCAAGAACTCTTCACATGCATACACAATCCTATGCTACATCAGCAATATCGATCTTAATCATGGGCCAAAGATTGGCCATACCCCACCGACTCGTCTCAGAAAACGCTACTCAATTTCAATCTAGTCTAAGTGGAACGAGGAGGAGACTTGTTGTAAGGTCAAACACAACACAATCATAGTTGACCAGAAGGCTTGGGGAAGGAACAACTCGATGAGAGTTCCAAAGTGGGAATAAACCCACAGTGACCTTTCTGAAGAAGTTACAAACCATTTTGCATCAACCCTTGGTAAGGGAAATCATTCCCTTTTGTGTGCTTTAAACGCATCCTTAAGAAATATTGACAGTCAATGTACAGAATGCTGCGTGAAAATGGTGACGGGCAGGTAGATGGAAAACGTCATTCCCCCAATGGCAATCTCCCCGAGATTCAACTATGTCCACCTTGGTGCTGGACAGAAATGAGGGAGGGGGCTTGTCACCCTTGGGAATAGATAAAAGATGAGAGCCAGCAGTATAGAAGGTCAACTAAAAGCTGTTCTCATCCAAGGGTAACCCAAGAATGTGCACTCCCATTACTTGAATAAAATCATGATAACTGACTTTTCCAAAGCATTTCCCAAAGCACATAAAGGGGAAAACGTAGTCACTGAGCATGTACCACATGTCAGGTAATGTTCTAAATGGTGTACAGGTACTAACTCAACACTCCACAGAGCTCTATTAGTTAGGTGTCATAGTTATCTCCAGTGCTACAAATGGGGAAACCAAGACacagaaagattaagaaaaactCCAGTTAATTGAAGATGCAGGTGAAGCAGAATACCTTTCAGTCTACTTTTGTTACAGAAGAAATTATAGCATGGTCTGCAACTTTATATCAATGGTCTCCCCCATGAATGCAGATATAATCTCCATTTGTCTTCATGCTTATATGGTCAAGTCAGTGTATCTCTCACTTATACACACAGAGGTACACGCACACATCTCACATATAGAACAAGCCAATAAGGCAACACCACTTAGTACTTCATATTTCAAGAGGAATACTTTATAACTGTCTAGATACAGCACTAGAGATCTGAATAATGTAAACAGAGGACATAAATGGTGATCTCAATATTAAAGGAATTAGTGTGTGGAGGTGGGAACAAATACAGACTCTGGAGCTGGAAAGAcgggggttcaaatcctggctcttatCAGTTGTGTCACTCAGGGTGAACCATTCGACCACTATGAGCTGTGATTTCGTATTATAGGGCAGACAGTAGTACTCATCTGCAGTTACGAGTATtcaatattatcatttaaaacaTCAGCTCCTACTACGTGCGCAATAAATGCCAGCTAACACACCCTTGCATAAGGAGGCTCCCACTTTCCATTCACAAAGAGCCCTGGAGGCATATGTTATCCcttaaacaaacagaaagaggACCTCCGATTTACGTACATGTTGCCAAGAAGAAAGGAATTACTGCAAGAATATCACAATTTAGGCAGACATAGAAATAGATATCCCACCTTCTTATCTTGTTTGAATGGATTGCCAAAAGTATGTAGTCTTTTTGGTTGATCTGGATCAATCTCTCGAAGTGGAGAAGCCAGTGTCTTTAGATATTCCTGATAGTTACCCATTTGTGCAACTGGAACACTATGAAGGGAATCTGCAAAATCACCGGAAAAGAAACAGATACTATACAGCAGGAGTGTGTGGTCCTTTTGAGAGGACAGGATCATAGTCTGATTTAGCATTGTGTATCTTGGCAACCGAGAGTCTAAAATCTCGAATCTAGCAGCCTAGGATCTAAAATCATCCGTCTTCATCGCACTCATCACTCAGTCTACCATCACTACGGCCTACAAGCTCAAATCCCGAGGGCAAGAACAACTCCCTCACTCTTCATACCAGGTTGGAGAATGGGCTGACATTCCCTACACTACCATCCCAACTCAAAACcccatattttatgttttaaagagcctaggctcggggcttccctggtggcacagaggttaagaatccacctgccaacgcaggggacatgggttcaagccctggtccgggaagatcccacgtgccgcggagcagctaagcccgtacgccacaactatggagcctgcgctctagagcccgcgagccacaacgactgagcccacgagccacaactactgaagcccgcgcgcctagagcccgtgctccgcaagaagagaagccaccgcagtgagaaggccacgcaccgcaatgaagagtagcccctgctcgctgcaactagagaaagcccgcgcacagtaacgaagacccaacgcagccaaaactaaaataaattttaaaaataaatttatttttttaaaaaagaagcctaGGCTCCATGGTTTTCTCTTATCATCCAGAGAATCTTGGTTAGTGGGCCTCACCCTCTTGGTAAACTTGATTAGATCTACAGGCTCTCTTCCTAGAAAAGTCCCCcctgccaaaaaaccaaaaccaaaaccaaaaaaaaaaaaaaaaaaaggcatataaTTTCAGGAGGTTGGCCAGGCTAAGACTTGCACATTTTAATGGACAAATGACCCTGCTTAAAACAAGCAAAATGGAGTAAAGGGGAATTATACACTGTCACCAATTATCCTAGACAATATCAGGCTCATTCTTTTCCTGTAAATGAGGAATGTGGATTAAATTCATCACAGTAGGCTGGGCGGTATAGAGTCAGGTCATGCAATTTCCGGAATCTGATAGACCTAGGTTCCGCCACTTTCCAACTCACTAAACCTGGGCAAACTACTAAAATGCTCACTCTCAGTTCCAATGTCCATAAAAATGGGCATAAAAACAGCATCTATCTCATGGGGCTGTTTTGAGACTTACAAGAGCTAAAACGTGTAGTGTAATATATGCACCGATTAATGCACACTTCCCCTTAAACCTGAGAACAATAAACTTGTGCCCGGGTAGCTGAAGGGATTCAGGGACAAGAGGcattataaatattaaagtattaCAGAATAACTTACTCGTTATGCAATAAACATCTTCGTGAGAGTCAGACTTGACATTTTCCTAATCAACAAAAAGCACTTCTTTGTTCACTTACCTTCATCTTGTCCAACAATAAACTTGTGTGTTTTCAGCAGATTGGATCGCATTCTGGTTAACTGGTCTAAAAGACCTCTACGTGGAATATCATAAGCATTTCTATATGTCTGAGGTTTCAAATCCTATTTGAAATGAAACAATTTCAGTTGCTCCTGAGGCTtgtaatatagaaatataattcctAATCCTCTTAAAATCTTAGTGAAGAGAGGGATATTCATTACAACTAACTACAGTAGAATGTTGCCAGTGGAAAATCTGCCTTCGCTGGCTCTGTTCTGAATTCTAATACACCCACAGAGCATTAAAGCCACTGGGAATATCCTTTTTCCACATGTCATTTAAAACATCAAATCCTGAGATTTGTGCCGCGGGCAGCCTTGCAGGCCCCCTGTTTGTAATCTAGACGTAGTCCGCCGGCAGCCACGGAGGCGAGCTGCTGGGATGTCCGTCCGGGAAGCAGTGGCTGATCCTAcaagggctgcagtcatctgagcACCTCCGGCCCCAGTACCCTTGGGATCTGGGGCAGCAATGGAGCCCAGGCTGTGCTCTTCCCCGGGCTGCCCCCAGCCAGTGATGGAGACTGATGGGGGGTGTTAGGGCCTGGCCAGTTCTGCCCGACGTGCACCTCCTCTATGGGAAATCGTGGCGCCGGGCTTCCCTTCTGGGCTCGGCAAGATTTTCTACAAGCTATACTGATGTCTGAGGCTTTTCGTAcccactcctccttccttcccccatcctCTCACAAGTGTTAGTTCAGCAGCGTAATCTGACGGTTAGCagacatttggtcctgtccaaaatgtCTGTACAACATTTGGTCCACGCCAGAGGTCCTTGATAATTGGTCACACTTGGTCCTGTCCAAAAGGTCCATGGAGACATGTGGCCCACACCAAAGGGTCCTTGATATTTGGTTCTGTCCAAAACCATTCGGCATGAACCAAATATGCTCACGGATATGTTTTGGATCGCACCAGATTTCAAGGACCTTTTGGTGTGGAGCAAACGTCTTATGGACATTTTGGATGGAACCAAGTGTTCCGCAAGGGATCTGAAAGCTCTCTCTGCTTACTCTTGTTCCTTCTCCCCTTTATCTTTCACAGACCttaccacccccccccacacCAAACAAGCTATTTATGTCACAGTTTACCTTGTTTAAGAGCCCTACTTGGAAGCCGGCAAATTCTTTGGTATTCAATTCTGCCAGTCTTGATGTTGTTTCTCCTATGATTTCTTTCaatagttttctaaaatttttattgtgagtCAAGGACACTCCACCTCCAGAATGATTTTTCACTTTGATTCCAATTTCCTGGGGAGGTTTCTTCCCCACTGATGCTAGTATTCGTTCTGACTCTAGTTTGGTCTAAAATGAAAGTACATAGTATGTTATGAAAAGATCTATATTATCACTATTGTTTTTACTACTTAAGAAAGATAATACTTTAAGAACCCCATTGAACAAATTTCAATCGCAAATCACAGAAAAACGGATAATTAAACATTTTCCTGTGCTTCTCTGTACTACCACAGCAAACAGAGAGAGGGGGctagaaagacaaataataatacacttttttttttctcttgtctagTGCAAAAATTATGATTGAAtcatggagagaaagaaaaccatgGGTAAGAATTACATTCACAGACATGTAAAATCACAGTTTGTTACTGTAAAATCTAGTCTAAGTCAACATATTCGTTTCGGACCCAGACATAAAGGGTGAAACTCTGTATTTATAAAAGTACACTAGCGCTAAAATTCAGATTACATAGATTGcattatatctgaaaaaaacttATAGTGTATGATTCTAATATCAGACCACCCCCCCAAAAGTAATACTTAACAAATATTACCAAGTAAATAATTTGTAATATGTACTCAGTAAGTTTCTTACTAACtcacaacaaaaaaaatcctcttaATAGACACTATTATACCATATTGATAAATATTGCTTGAGAATGTATCGTAGCAATAGATTTGGGCATATTTCATGATTTACATACATCTGAGATGGTTCAAAGAACACTGGTGACATAGAGTTATTAAATTAGTAATTAAATTAGTAAGTAGAGCTAGTATAAATTAGTAacggt
This genomic interval carries:
- the INTS6L gene encoding integrator complex subunit 6-like isoform X6, whose product is MSELKNLQASGLTTLGQALRSSFDLLNLNRLISGIDNYGQGRNPFFLEPSILITITDGNKLTSTAGVQEELHLPLNSPLPGSELTKEPFRWDQRLFALVLRLPGLASTEPEQLGSVPTDESAITQMCEVTGGRSYCVRTQRMLNQCLESLVQKVQSGVVINFEKTGPDPLPTGEDGLMDSPRPSNSFAAQPWHSCHKLIYVRPNSKTGVPVGHWPIPESFWPDQNLPSLPPRTSHPVVRFSCVDCEPMVIDKLPFDKYELEPSPLTQYILERKSPHTCWQVFVTSSGKYNELGYPFGYLKASTTLTCVNLFVMPYNYPVLLPLLDDLFKVHKLKPNVKWRQAFESYLKTLPPYYLLPLKKALRMMGAPNLISDNLDCGLSYSVISYLKKLSQQTKLESERILASVGKKPPQEIGIKVKNHSGGGVSLTHNKNFRKLLKEIIGETTSRLAELNTKEFAGFQVGLLNKDLKPQTYRNAYDIPRRGLLDQLTRMRSNLLKTHKFIVGQDEDSLHSVPVAQMGNYQEYLKTLASPLREIDPDQPKRLHTFGNPFKQDKKGMMIDEADEFVTGPQNKVKRPGEPSSPLSSKRRRSMSLLLRKPQTPPTVTNHVGGKGPPSASWFPSYPNLIKPTLVHTGAVKRRKCVLSYYLPELSVRGLGLHLVPPVLLHETVSSEPRGPALSPWGCRNAPTSQLHLLTWFPDVTATHDVHEEKMENGQISPDGFLSKPAAAELVNTAGGSSPPDRADSLSDDFTGLRKDDLMQNPGSNALAGGTRNCGVSVDDRKVSATPALETGPSTSQITPAMAQGINADIKHQLMKEVRKFGRKYERIFILLEGVQGPLAVRKQFIEFTIKEAARFKRRVLIQYLEKVLEKIEPHHLVKNINHINSRS
- the INTS6L gene encoding integrator complex subunit 6-like isoform X8: MPILLFLIDTSASMNQRTDLGTSYLDIAKGAVELFLKLRARDPASRGDRYMLVTYDEPPYCIKAGWKENHATFMSELKNLQASGLTTLGQALRSSFDLLNLNRLISGIDNYGQGRNPFFLEPSILITITDGNKLTSTAGVQEELHLPLNSPLPGSELTKEPFRWDQRLFALVLRLPGLASTEPEQLGSVPTDESAITQMCEVTGGRSYCVRTQRMLNQCLESLVQKVQSGVVINFEKTGPDPLPTGEDGLMDSPRPSNSFAAQPWHSCHKLIYVRPNSKTGVPVGHWPIPESFWPDQNLPSLPPRTSHPVVRFSCVDCEPMVIDKLPFDKYELEPSPLTQYILERKSPHTCWQVFVTSSGKYNELGYPFGYLKASTTLTCVNLFVMPYNYPVLLPLLDDLFKVHKLKPNVKWRQAFESYLKTLPPYYLLTKLESERILASVGKKPPQEIGIKVKNHSGGGVSLTHNKNFRKLLKEIIGETTSRLAELNTKEFAGFQVGLLNKDLKPQTYRNAYDIPRRGLLDQLTRMRSNLLKTHKFIVGQDEDSLHSVPVAQMGNYQEYLKTLASPLREIDPDQPKRLHTFGNPFKQDKKGMMIDEADEFVTGPQNKVKRPGEPSSPLSSKRRRSMSLLLRKPQTPPTVTNHVGGKGPPSASWFPSYPNLIKPTLVHTDVTATHDVHEEKMENGQISPDGFLSKPAAAELVNTAGGSSPPDRADSLSDDFTGLRKDDLMQNPGSNALAGGTRNCGVSVDDRKVSATPALETGPSTSQITPAMAQGINADIKHQLMKEVRKFGRKYERIFILLEGVQGPLAVRKQFIEFTIKEAARFKRRVLIQYLEKVLEKIEPHHLVKNINHINSRS
- the INTS6L gene encoding integrator complex subunit 6-like isoform X2 yields the protein MPILLFLIDTSASMNQRTDLGTSYLDIAKGAVELFLKLRARDPASRGDRYMLVTYDEPPYCIKAGWKENHATFMSELKNLQASGLTTLGQALRSSFDLLNLNRLISGIDNYGQGRNPFFLEPSILITITDGNKLTSTAGVQEELHLPLNSPLPGSELTKEPFRWDQRLFALVLRLPGLASTEPEQLGSVPTDESAITQMCEVTGGRSYCVRTQRMLNQCLESLVQKVQSGVVINFEKTGPDPLPTGEDGLMDSPRPSNSFAAQPWHSCHKLIYVRPNSKTGVPVGHWPIPESFWPDQNLPSLPPRTSHPVVRFSCVDCEPMVIDKLPFDKYELEPSPLTQYILERKSPHTCWQVFVTSSGKYNELGYPFGYLKASTTLTCVNLFVMPYNYPVLLPLLDDLFKVHKLKPNVKWRQAFESYLKTLPPYYLLTKLESERILASVGKKPPQEIGIKVKNHSGGGVSLTHNKNFRKLLKEIIGETTSRLAELNTKEFAGFQVGLLNKDLKPQTYRNAYDIPRRGLLDQLTRMRSNLLKTHKFIVGQDEDSLHSVPVAQMGNYQEYLKTLASPLREIDPDQPKRLHTFGNPFKQDKKGMMIDEADEFVTGPQNKVKRPGEPSSPLSSKRRRSMSLLLRKPQTPPTVTNHVGGKGPPSASWFPSYPNLIKPTLVHTGAVKRRKCVLSYYLPELSVRGLGLHLVPPVLLHETVSSEPRGPALSPWGCRNAPTSQLHLLTWFPDVTATHDVHEEKMENGQISPDGFLSKPAAAELVNTAGGSSPPDRADSLSDDFTGLRKDDLMQNPGSNALAGGTRNCGVSVDDRKVSATPALETGPSTSQITPAMAQGINADIKHQLMKEVRKFGRKYERIFILLEGVQGPLAVRKQFIEFTIKEAARFKRRVLIQYLEKVLEKIEPHHLVKNINHINSRS
- the INTS6L gene encoding integrator complex subunit 6-like isoform X14 is translated as MSELKNLQASGLTTLGQALRSSFDLLNLNRLISGIDNYGQGRNPFFLEPSILITITDGNKLTSTAGVQEELHLPLNSPLPGSELTKEPFRWDQRLFALVLRLPGLASTEPEQLGSVPTDESAITQMCEVTGGRSYCVRTQRMLNQCLESLVQKVQSGVVINFEKTGPDPLPTGEDGLMDSPRPSNSFAAQPWHSCHKLIYVRPNSKTGVPVGHWPIPESFWPDQNLPSLPPRTSHPVVRFSCVDCEPMVIDKLPFDKYELEPSPLTQYILERKSPHTCWQVFVTSSGKYNELGYPFGYLKASTTLTCVNLFVMPYNYPVLLPLLDDLFKVHKLKPNVKWRQAFESYLKTLPPYYLLTKLESERILASVGKKPPQEIGIKVKNHSGGGVSLTHNKNFRKLLKEIIGETTSRLAELNTKEFAGFQVGLLNKDLKPQTYRNAYDIPRRGLLDQLTRMRSNLLKTHKFIVGQDEDSLHSVPVAQMGNYQEYLKTLASPLREIDPDQPKRLHTFGNPFKQDKKGMMIDEADEFVTGPQNKVKRPGEPSSPLSSKRRRNVTATHDVHEEKMENGQISPDGFLSKPAAAELVNTAGGSSPPDRADSLSDDFTGLRKDDLMQNPGSNALAGGTRNCGVSVDDRKVSATPALETGPSTSQITPAMAQGINADIKHQLMKEVRKFGRKYERIFILLEGVQGPLAVRKQFIEFTIKEAARFKRRVLIQYLEKVLEKIEPHHLVKNINHINSRS
- the INTS6L gene encoding integrator complex subunit 6-like isoform X11, which codes for MNQRTDLGTSYLDIAKGAVELFLKLRARDPASRGDRYMLVTYDEPPYCIKAGWKENHATFMSELKNLQASGLTTLGQALRSSFDLLNLNRLISGIDNYGQGRNPFFLEPSILITITDGNKLTSTAGVQEELHLPLNSPLPGSELTKEPFRWDQRLFALVLRLPGLASTEPEQLGSVPTDESAITQMCEVTGGRSYCVRTQRMLNQCLESLVQKVQSGVVINFEKTGPDPLPTGEDGLMDSPRPSNSFAAQPWHSCHKLIYVRPNSKTGVPVGHWPIPESFWPDQNLPSLPPRTSHPVVRFSCVDCEPMVIDKLPFDKYELEPSPLTQYILERKSPHTCWQVFVTSSGKYNELGYPFGYLKASTTLTCVNLFVMPYNYPVLLPLLDDLFKVHKLKPNVKWRQAFESYLKTLPPYYLLPLKKALRMMGAPNLISDNLDCGLSYSVISYLKKLSQQTKLESERILASVGKKPPQEIGIKVKNHSGGGVSLTHNKNFRKLLKEIIGETTSRLAELNTKEFAGFQVGLLNKDLKPQTYRNAYDIPRRGLLDQLTRMRSNLLKTHKFIVGQDEDSLHSVPVAQMGNYQEYLKTLASPLREIDPDQPKRLHTFGNPFKQDKKGMMIDEADEFVTGPQNKVKRPGEPSSPLSSKRRRSMSLLLRKPQTPPTVTNHVGGKGPPSASWFPSYPNLIKPTLVHTGAVKRRKCVLSYYLPELSVRGLGLHLVPPVLLHETVSSEPRGPALSPWGCRNAPTSQLHLLTWFPDVTATHDVHEEKMENGQISPDGFLSKPAAAELVNTAGGSSPPDRADSLSDDFTGLRKDDLMQNPGSNALAGGTRNCGVSVDDRKVSATPALETGPSTSQITPAMAQGINADIKHQLMKEVRKFGRKYERIFILLEGVQGPLAVRKQFIEFTIKEAARFKRRVLIQYLEKVLEKIEPHHLVKNINHINSRS